A single genomic interval of Tursiops truncatus isolate mTurTru1 chromosome 1, mTurTru1.mat.Y, whole genome shotgun sequence harbors:
- the CNR2 gene encoding cannabinoid receptor 2 produces MEICGKIQAGNGSTDGLDFNPMKDYMILSSSQKIAIAVLCTSLGILSALENLVVLYLILSSHRLRRKPSYLFIGSLAGADFLASAVFAFNFVNFHVFHGFDSKAVFLLKIGSVTMTFTASVGSLLLTAIDRYLCLHYPPTYKALLTRGRALVTLGIMWVLSALVSSLPLMGWTCCPRPCSELFPLIPNDYLLGWLLFIAVLFSGIIYTYAHVLWKARQHVTSLAEHRDRQVLGMARMRLDVWLAKTLGVLLAVLLICWVPVLTLMVYSLATTLSKQVKEVFAFCSLLCLVNSMVNPIIYALRSGEIRSSARHRLAHWRKCLRGLGPEGKEEFPRSSVTETEADVKITPGPDSRELYCSNH; encoded by the coding sequence ATGGAGATATGCGGGAAGATACAGGCAGGCAATGGCTCCACTGATGGCTTGGATTTCAACCCCATGAAGGATTACATGATCCTGAGCAGTTCCCAAAAGATAGCTATCGCGGTGCTGTGCACCTCTCTGGGCATACTAAGCGCCCTGGAGAATCTGGTGGTGCTCTACCTGATCCTGTCCTCACACCGGCTCCGCAGGAAGCCCTCGTACCTGTTCATTGGCAGCTTGGCTGGGGCTGACTTTCTGGCCAGTGCGGTCTTTGCCTTCAACTTTGTAAATTTCCACGTCTTCCATGGCTTTGATTCCAAAGCTGTCTTCCTGCTGAAGATTGGCAGCGTGACTATGACCTTCACGGCCTCCGTAGGCAGCCTGCTGCTGACCGCCATTGACCGCTACCTCTGTCTGCACTACCCACCTACATACAAAGCCCTACTCACCCGTGGGAGGGCActggtgaccctgggcatcaTGTGGGTCCTCTCAGCATTGgtttcctctctgcctctcatGGGATGGACTTGCTGTCCCAGGCCCTGCTCCGAGCTTTTCCCCCTGATCCCCAATGACTATCTGCTGGGCTGGCTCCTGTTCATTGCTGTCCTCTTCTCTGGCATCATCTATACCTACGCACATGTCCTCTGGAAGGCCCGTCAGCATGTAACCAGCTTGGCTGAGCACCGGGACAGGCAAGTGCTCGGAATGGCCCGGATGAGGCTGGATGTGTGGTTGGCCAAGACCTTGGGGGTGCTGCTGGCTGTGCTCTTAATATGCTGGGTCCCGGTACTGACCCTCATGGTCTACAGCCTGGCCACCACTCTAAGCAAACAGGTCAAGGAGGTCTTTGCCTTCTGCTCCTTGCTCTGCCTTGTCAACTCCATGGTCAACCCCATCATCTACGCCCTGCGGAGTGGGGAGATCCGCTCCTCTGCCCGCCACCGCTTGGCCCACTGGAGGAAGTGCCTGAGGGGCCTCGGgcctgaaggaaaagaagagttCCCGAGGTCCTCAGTGACTGAGACAGAGGCTGATGTGaaaatcaccccagggccagatTCCAGAGAGCTGTACTGCTCTAATCACTAA